From the Paenibacillus sp. MMS20-IR301 genome, the window CGCATTCCTCGGGGTCACGGAACCGGCGATCTTCGGAGTCAATATCCGCTACCGGTATCCATTCATCTTCGGGTTGATCGGCTCAGGCTTAGCCGGTATGCTGCTGACGCTCAATGATGTCCGCGCTTCTTCGATCGGTGTAGGCGGGATTCCCGGCTTTCTGTCGATCTTCCCGAACCAGTGGGGCGTATTCTTCCTCGGCATGGCGATTGTACTCGTAGTACCTTTTGTGGCTACTGTACTCTATGGGCGTGCTGTAGTGAACCGTGCCCGGAACAATCCGGCAACCGCCGGAGCCGGAACCACGGGAACCACCGTCAAAAGCGGGGAGCTCACCAGCCGCAGTTCCGTCCAAGGCTCACAGGAGCCGGTGAACATACTGGAGCTGGCTGCACCGCTTAGCGGAACGGCAGTGCCGCTTGCGCAGGTGCCTGATCCTGCTTTTGCCGAAGGGCAGATGGGTCAGGGGATTGCGATTGAACCTTCGGAAGGCAAGGTATATGCGCCGTTTGATGCTACCGTAGCCCATGTGATTAAGAGCAAGCACGCGATCATACTGGAGCATGCCAGCGGTGTGCAGGTGCTCATTCATGTCGGGATTAATACGGTGGCGCTCAAGGGCAGCGGATACACCTCCCTGAAGAACATCGGAGATAAGGTCCACGCCGGCGAGCTGCTGCTGGAATTCGATATGGAGGCCATCCGCAGCGCCGGATATCCGCTGATTACACCCATTATCGTTCCTGCAGGACAGGATATGGTGGACAGCATTGAGGAGAAAAGCGGACCGGTGGCGGCGAAGCGGACAAGTATACTGACCATTCACCTTAAGGGCTGAATATCCTTTCACATACCAAGAATAATGATTATAGACAGGCAGCCCTCCGGGGCTGTTTTTCTATAACAACCGGATGAAGCCGTATCCGGAACGGGAGCGATGCGTCCTAGCGCATGGCATGATACAATAGAGGGCGGTGATTAATGATGAGAGAAAATATATATTTGCAAATCTATAATGATTACAGCGGCCGCATCCATTCCGGCCAGCTGCTTCCGGGAGCCAAGCTGCCGTCCGAAAGTGAACTGGCCGAAGCCTACGGCACATCCCGGGAGACGGTGCGCAAAGCGCTGAACCTGCTGTTCCGCGAAGGTTATATTCACAAGATTAAAGGCAGGGGCTCCTTCGTGCTGGACATGACCCGGATGGATTTTCCCGTGAGCGGCCTGATTTCATTCAAGGAAATGGCGGATACGCTGGGCGTTCCCTCACGGACCCTGGTGGAGGAGACCTTGAAGGAAGCTGCCGGCCCCGTGCTGTCCAGGCAGCTGCAGATTCCGCAGGAGGACCTGATCTGGAAAGTGATCCGGACCAGAGAGATAGAGGGCGAGCGGATTATTCTGGATAAGGACTATTTCCGCGCGGATATGGTCCCTTTCCTGAGCGCAGAGCTTGCCGCAGGCTCCATTTATGAATATTTGGAGGGGGAGCTTGGCCTGAAGATCAGTTATGCCAAAAAGCTGATCTCCGTCGAGCCGTCGGCCGCAGAGGATCACCGGCTGCTCGATTTGAAACAGCATACGCATATTGTCGTTGTGCGGAACTACGTTTATCTGGAGAACACAGTGCTGTTCCAGTATACGGAGTCCAGACACCGGCTGGATAAGTTCCAGTTCGTGGAGTTCGCCAGACGGGTGCGGCGGTAACAGGCACTCCAGGCACTCAGGACAGGAGCGGCAGGTTAAAGTAAAACACATTCCCGGCACCCGGGGAGGAGCGGACCCCGATTTCCCCGCCGTGTGCTTCAATAATGTATTTGCAGATGGCAAGTCCAAGACCTGCTCCCCCTAAATGGCTGGAGCGCGATTTATCCCCGCGGTAGAACCGCTCGAAGAGGCGGGGTAAGTGTTCCGGGGCAATTTCCGGGCCGTTGTCCCTCACACTCACTTCC encodes:
- the treR gene encoding trehalose operon repressor — protein: MRENIYLQIYNDYSGRIHSGQLLPGAKLPSESELAEAYGTSRETVRKALNLLFREGYIHKIKGRGSFVLDMTRMDFPVSGLISFKEMADTLGVPSRTLVEETLKEAAGPVLSRQLQIPQEDLIWKVIRTREIEGERIILDKDYFRADMVPFLSAELAAGSIYEYLEGELGLKISYAKKLISVEPSAAEDHRLLDLKQHTHIVVVRNYVYLENTVLFQYTESRHRLDKFQFVEFARRVRR